atatccttgccgatccatatagtgacgttactttgttaagcatatcagctgttgaaaggcgttgccatgttggtgctgtcatgtcattacagTGCCGCTGTTGGTCGCATatacctgtcattttgtttagttgttgtcgagtgtttaaactgcgttgacgtttcaccaaaaagttcctccagcaaatttttattgcgcgtcaaaaatgtcggCGTACGTATCAAATTTCAAGCATATGCGCtatgcattgcttttcatgttcaatcaaggaaaaaagtgTCCGAGAGCCACTGTGCACTTGTGAAAGTCTATGGCGATCAtgcattaacacttcgaacatgtgaaacgtggtttcgacaattcaaaaatggagatttcaacctgaACGACGCcgcaagcgaaaatcgtttgatgacgccCAATCGAAAGCATTATTAGGTGAAGACAACACGCAAACACAACGACAGCAATTTCGAAACTTCTGCGAGCCATGGGAAAGTgtggaaagtgggtgccgcatgaaGTGACCGAGGGACAAATGGAGAACTGAACAGTGacgtgtgaaatgctgcttcaacAATACAAAAGAAAGTTTTTTCTCCATCGTATTGTTACGGGCGACGAAAACTGGATTTCCTTGGAGGACCCTAAACGCAACACATCATGGGTGAGTCCAGGTGATGCATCGACATCGACGACACACCCAAATCGTTATGGTCTcggaagatcatgctgtgtgtATAGTGCGACCAGACCAGTGTGATCTACTTTGAATTGCTGAAACTGGTGAAACTATGAACGCCGttcgctacaaacaacaaatgaaagatttgagccgagcgattgcggagaaccgaccagaatatcaagaaagactgaagaaggtgattttgctccacgacaatgcaccatcacataagtcgaaagtcgttcgcgacaCGCTGGGAAAACTCAAGTGTGAGGTGCTTTACCATGCGGCTTAATCACCAGACCTGGGCCCattaccacctctttgcctcTTTGGGTcacgcactttctgagaagcgcttcgactcctacgaaaatttgcggaaatggctcactgagtcgttcacctccaaagacagtcaattctacttcacaaattaccagaaaggtGGACAAAATAtgtagaaagcgatggaaaatatttcgaataaaataactgttacggttcccttggaattatgtgttttattcacaaaaaaacggaaattataTTACATTCACGGGCAAAGTTCGTCTAAATTCTAAATATTATTCTTAGGTGAAATTACTTTTTAACCATTATTCAAACATAACGTAGAGTATATGCCACTTTTTATGTTCTCAATGTATAATGTGGGAACCGGTTGTTTCCACCTCCAGCGCAGGTACTtcagataaaaaaatttaatttttaaaacttagaaggaaataaagaaaccattttcttacttttattaactttacaaAAGTACTACCTAAAACATAATTTGCCTGATGAGATGCTACGTTGTTTATTTGTACTCCTCTTGCATTTTGAATTGTATTAAAATGAGGAGGTAAGATGCGACTCCACTGCATATCTGTGGAGTagtaaaaaaatgagaaagCAACTATCAACAAATCTCAAACATGTAATTATAGCACCGAAAATCCAAGAGCCAGGTCTGAGTTGAAAAAGCCTGCCACCGAAATTCGAATATTATTATGCCGATTCCATAGAGTGAATGTTCCTACTATGCTTTTAgtattttctgtaaaacaatgCTCATCTGCGTTTACCACTAAAGGGATGCATTCCTCGGACTGGAAATACAACGAAACTTTTGAAGCTTTCTAGATGGGTTATTCTTCCTTAATTCAAGCCTTACCTCATTCATCATTAAATGCATATATAGTGGTAGAAA
The window above is part of the Hermetia illucens chromosome 3, iHerIll2.2.curated.20191125, whole genome shotgun sequence genome. Proteins encoded here:
- the LOC119652672 gene encoding uncharacterized protein LOC119652672, whose translation is MYFLYSKSTNANGSAVEDLNFIFWVFPIIWKSIFLPLYMHLMMNESEECIPLVVNADEHCFTENTKSIVGTFTLWNRHNNIRISVAGFFNSDLALGFSICSGVASYLLILIQFKMQEEYK